TCAGTCGGAAATTGATAAATTTTTATAAATATCAATACATCACAAATTGGCTATTTTGTAATTTAGATATTTATGGTTATATTTTCGACTCGTTTCGTAAACCAAGCGATCGATACAACCACTATAACGAAAGGGTTGCAAGCTAAATCACCTACTTAGTATTTTCGTTTGCCAGAAATAAAACTTCGCTTTAGCTGCATAAATACTGCACAAAAAAAATTTTTTTCTTGACTCTACACCGATCGAAATGGTTTATTAATACGGTGCGTCAAGAGATAGCTTTTTGTTTTTTCGGCAATCAATAGCTCATCAACAACTGCTATCTCCTCTTGAAATTGAATCAAAAGGAAATATTTACATGCAACAAAACCTTCGGTTGCGTAACTGGAAGGACAAAGTTTTGCTGGCTTTTAGTGCCTTGATGATAGTATGTTGCCCCACAGCAGCACTAGCCGATCCTCCTGCTGGTAACTGGCAGCTCAAGTTTAGTGACGACTTCAACGGTTCTGGATTAGATACTGGTAAGTGGACTCCCTGTTTTTATTGGGCTCCCAATGGGTGTACGAATGGCGGCGCTGGCGATTTGCAATGGTTTAGCCCGAATAATGTATCAGTAGGAGGTGGAATCTTACGTTTGCGTGCAGAGCGAAAGCCGTCTAACGGTTTAAATTACACTTCTGGAATGATTGCATCTCACGATAAGTTTGCTTTTCAGTACGGTTACGTGGAGTTTCGCGCTAAAGTGCCTAAAGGCAATGGTTTCTGGCCCACACTATGGTTGTTATCGCAAAACAAAAACTGGCCCCCAGAAATAGATGTTGCCGAATTTGTGGGTTCTAATACAAACAATGTCCACATGACGATCCACTATAAAAACGGTAGTGGCGCTCACGAATCATCATCTGGCTGGTGGGGTGGAATTGATTTTTCTGGCGGCTATCATACATATGGCTTGTTATGGGAAGCAGATAAACTTGTTTGGTACGTGGATGGTGTCGAACGGCGGCGTTACACCAATAGTGGCAATATTCCCGACGAAGCAATGTACGTTACAGCAACTCTTGCTCTCGGCAAAGCGTGGACGAATAGCCCTCCCGACAACTCTACGCCTTTACCAAACAATCTAGAAATCGATCATATTAAAGTTTGGCAACGCAATTAGATTGTCATTGGTCATTAGTAGTTGAGTGGTAATTGGTAATTGGTAATTGGTAATTGGTCGCTAGTCACTGATAACTGGTCACTGGTCACTGATAACTGGTCACTGGTCACTGGTCACTGTCAACTGACTTACCATTCCCACTACAATAGAAAACGCAGAGCTTTGATTTTCCTTGAGTGGACAAGCCTTCAAATTTGTTACTTAAGCTCAGTCGGCGTTTATTTGACGATTCAACAGCACAAGAGCAATTTATTCAAGCCTTAACTCAGCCGCAATCTTTTCCTACCTGCATTATCTGGTGTCGGCAAAAGCCTGAATCTTTACCATTTGCAGTAACAACTGCAATTACATGGCAACCTGCTTTTGTAGATTGCGTATCACCTGGTGAAAAACCAGGAAAGTTTCCTTTACATGAGGACGGTTATTACTATTGCTTAGATTTTTCCTCAGTATTTGCTGCTTCAACCTTGCTAGCTATCTCTGAACCAATTTCCACTATTTTAGATATGTGTGCTGCACCAGGAGGAAAAGGAATTTTTGCCTGGAAAGCATTGCAGCCAGAGTTACTGATAAGTAATGAAGTGATTGGTAAGCGTCTGGGAATGCTAATTTCTAACTTAAAACGTTGTCAAATTAGCCCTACTGCTGTGACAAATATCGATCCGCAGATTTGGACTCAGCGCTTACCTCATACTTGCAGTCTTGCAATTGTTGATGCTCCTTGTACCGGGCAATCTTTACTAGCTAAAGGAGATAAAGCATTAGGATGTTTTCATCCGACTTTAATTCATAAAAATGCTAGCAGACAAAAAAGAATTCTTGCTAACTCTGCTCAAGTTGTTGCTCCGCAAGGCTATCTCGCCTACATGACTTGCACTTATTCAATCGAAGAAAACGAGCAAGTGTGCGAGTGGTTTTTAGCTAGATTTCCACAATTTCAACCTGTGAGTATTTCTCATTTAGAGCGCTACCAATCTCATTTAACCACTATTCCTTGTTATCGTCTATTCCCTCAAGATGGTATGGGTGCTGGAGCTTTCACTGCCTTGTTTCAAAATCAGGAAAACATGAGTCAAGCATCATTAAATAAACAACTATTAAATTTAGAAATGTTGCGAC
This window of the Chroococcidiopsis thermalis PCC 7203 genome carries:
- a CDS encoding glycoside hydrolase family 16 protein, whose translation is MQQNLRLRNWKDKVLLAFSALMIVCCPTAALADPPAGNWQLKFSDDFNGSGLDTGKWTPCFYWAPNGCTNGGAGDLQWFSPNNVSVGGGILRLRAERKPSNGLNYTSGMIASHDKFAFQYGYVEFRAKVPKGNGFWPTLWLLSQNKNWPPEIDVAEFVGSNTNNVHMTIHYKNGSGAHESSSGWWGGIDFSGGYHTYGLLWEADKLVWYVDGVERRRYTNSGNIPDEAMYVTATLALGKAWTNSPPDNSTPLPNNLEIDHIKVWQRN
- a CDS encoding RsmB/NOP family class I SAM-dependent RNA methyltransferase gives rise to the protein MDKPSNLLLKLSRRLFDDSTAQEQFIQALTQPQSFPTCIIWCRQKPESLPFAVTTAITWQPAFVDCVSPGEKPGKFPLHEDGYYYCLDFSSVFAASTLLAISEPISTILDMCAAPGGKGIFAWKALQPELLISNEVIGKRLGMLISNLKRCQISPTAVTNIDPQIWTQRLPHTCSLAIVDAPCTGQSLLAKGDKALGCFHPTLIHKNASRQKRILANSAQVVAPQGYLAYMTCTYSIEENEQVCEWFLARFPQFQPVSISHLERYQSHLTTIPCYRLFPQDGMGAGAFTALFQNQENMSQASLNKQLLNLEMLRQQQIAPKFIS